The Chitinispirillales bacterium genome has a segment encoding these proteins:
- a CDS encoding DUF721 domain-containing protein yields the protein MLPKVEIKKRYSIAEYKISNRINAAIENLKTKKPKIEERIKKIYENAVGKEISEITSIVKYQNKELTVKVKNTVWKNELLFKEKEIKNLINSNENQFFIVDKIIFR from the coding sequence ATGCTTCCGAAAGTAGAAATAAAAAAAAGATATTCTATCGCAGAATATAAAATTTCAAATCGTATTAATGCGGCGATAGAAAATTTAAAAACAAAAAAACCTAAAATAGAAGAAAGAATAAAAAAAATTTATGAAAACGCGGTCGGTAAAGAAATATCTGAAATTACGTCAATCGTTAAATATCAAAATAAAGAATTAACGGTAAAGGTTAAAAATACGGTTTGGAAAAATGAATTATTATTTAAAGAAAAAGAAATAAAAAATTTAATAAATTCTAATGAAAACCAATTTTTTATCGTAGATAAAATTATTTTTAGGTAA
- a CDS encoding SLBB domain-containing protein produces MKKTITIIFVSMFAVFAQQSLLSEQPQTLLKTQQTGISTINLQGQNTTLNSLPSNELLKIREETLERIRNDSILMRWHADSLRLVDSLRVAYGDTAIKMNLDTAKKQLFFDDFANETKYFERLNRKLFKDSLKVFGEDFFYMATELLVAPNIGPVNFDYKLGVGDEIIIQIWGDVQITESLIVGRNGTITPTGIGQINVAGLSIKDVKKTLLQKFSKIYSGVKNGAANATTFVDVTTGNLRQKSIIVVGEVQFPGNYLIPSTAGVISAIAKAGGPTENASLRNVVIRRSGADKTDSVDLYGYFLTGKITDTTPLADFDVILVNPVDKRVAIDGAVRRPAQYELKDGETFADLFKFCGGLLPEAFTKNMTVERTDPGIERQSYTLKEEEVVKLYPQKSDYVFIDFVDKLDNTVSIEGAIKRPGFWSFEEGMKISDLVERAGGVLEEFFGDRVVILRTHENMKKETLSANIKKILDGEPQYDLPLQKWDVVKISSIWDFLQKEFIEVYGEVKNPGKYFLREGMTVQDVILLAGGFTQEAYQDTVEISRIVSSNINKGNKINYERINISADFFKLSTNELKHADVIFIRKDAKKKPQEIVYLDGEFCFPGYYAKIDEKESVFNLIKRAGGFKESAYLEGVTFKRSKDSIGRVGIDFYSLFTKNNKNENIILEHGDSIFAPTLPKTVNIIGSVNNPTATKYLENKSIGHYINRAGGLTLLGKRGVIYVMRANGEVRQVKLRTRNTVNAGSEIFVVDGLPPREKNPQLIVSVLATIVSTMALVTTTVSNVMK; encoded by the coding sequence TTGAAAAAAACTATAACGATAATTTTCGTTTCTATGTTTGCGGTTTTTGCACAACAGTCGCTGTTGTCCGAACAGCCTCAAACTTTGCTCAAGACGCAACAAACGGGAATCTCTACAATAAATCTTCAAGGTCAAAACACGACGCTTAATAGTCTTCCAAGCAACGAACTGTTAAAAATTAGGGAAGAAACGCTTGAAAGAATCAGAAACGACAGTATTTTGATGCGATGGCACGCAGATTCGTTGCGTTTAGTAGATAGTTTACGCGTGGCATACGGCGATACCGCTATAAAAATGAATCTTGATACGGCAAAAAAACAGTTGTTTTTTGACGATTTTGCTAACGAAACTAAATATTTCGAACGATTGAATAGAAAATTATTCAAAGATTCGTTGAAAGTTTTCGGAGAAGATTTTTTCTATATGGCGACCGAGTTATTGGTTGCGCCAAATATCGGACCTGTGAATTTTGACTATAAATTGGGGGTTGGCGACGAAATAATTATACAAATCTGGGGTGACGTACAAATCACGGAATCGTTGATTGTCGGCAGAAACGGAACTATTACGCCTACGGGAATAGGGCAGATAAACGTAGCGGGACTTTCTATAAAAGATGTGAAAAAAACGTTGTTGCAAAAATTCTCAAAGATTTATTCGGGGGTAAAAAACGGTGCGGCAAACGCCACGACTTTTGTCGATGTAACTACGGGAAATCTCCGTCAAAAAAGTATAATTGTCGTCGGTGAAGTACAGTTTCCGGGCAATTATCTTATTCCGTCAACGGCTGGTGTAATTTCGGCGATTGCAAAAGCGGGCGGACCTACCGAAAACGCATCGCTTAGAAATGTCGTTATTCGCAGAAGCGGTGCAGACAAAACTGATAGTGTGGATTTATACGGCTATTTTTTGACGGGAAAAATTACCGACACGACTCCGCTCGCCGATTTCGATGTAATTTTGGTAAATCCTGTTGATAAACGGGTGGCGATCGACGGTGCGGTTAGGCGTCCCGCTCAATACGAGCTCAAAGACGGAGAAACTTTTGCGGATTTGTTTAAGTTCTGCGGCGGACTTCTGCCGGAAGCGTTCACAAAAAACATGACCGTAGAACGCACGGACCCGGGAATAGAAAGACAAAGTTATACGTTGAAAGAAGAAGAGGTTGTAAAACTTTATCCGCAAAAAAGCGATTACGTTTTTATTGATTTTGTCGATAAATTAGACAACACCGTGTCGATTGAAGGCGCAATAAAAAGACCTGGATTTTGGAGTTTTGAAGAAGGAATGAAAATCAGCGATCTCGTAGAGCGGGCCGGCGGAGTGCTTGAAGAGTTTTTTGGCGACAGAGTCGTAATTCTCCGGACACACGAAAACATGAAAAAAGAAACGCTTTCGGCAAATATAAAAAAAATTTTGGACGGAGAACCTCAATATGATTTACCGCTGCAAAAATGGGATGTCGTAAAAATATCCTCGATTTGGGATTTTTTGCAAAAAGAATTTATAGAAGTTTATGGCGAAGTAAAAAATCCGGGTAAATATTTTCTACGGGAAGGAATGACCGTTCAAGATGTTATACTTTTGGCTGGCGGATTTACACAAGAAGCGTATCAGGATACGGTTGAAATTTCGCGAATTGTCAGTTCAAACATTAACAAAGGTAACAAAATTAATTACGAACGAATTAATATCTCGGCGGACTTTTTTAAATTAAGCACAAACGAACTCAAACACGCGGATGTCATTTTTATTCGTAAGGATGCAAAAAAGAAACCGCAAGAAATTGTTTATTTAGACGGGGAGTTTTGTTTCCCGGGATATTATGCTAAAATTGACGAAAAAGAGTCCGTTTTTAATTTAATAAAAAGAGCGGGCGGGTTTAAAGAAAGCGCATATTTGGAAGGGGTGACTTTTAAAAGAAGTAAAGACAGTATAGGAAGGGTCGGTATTGATTTCTACTCTCTGTTCACAAAAAACAATAAAAATGAAAATATCATTCTCGAACACGGTGACAGTATTTTTGCTCCGACACTGCCAAAAACAGTAAATATAATCGGAAGCGTAAACAATCCGACCGCTACGAAATACCTAGAAAATAAGTCGATCGGACATTATATAAATCGCGCCGGAGGATTAACGCTTCTTGGAAAAAGAGGGGTGATTTACGTTATGCGTGCAAACGGTGAAGTTAGACAGGTAAAATTACGTACCAGAAACACGGTAAACGCCGGTTCTGAAATTTTTGTAGTTGACGGATTGCCGCCGCGTGAAAAAAATCCACAACTAATTGTCAGCGTGTTGGCGACCATAGTATCAACCATGGCGTTAGTTACGACTACCGTCAGCAACGTAATGAAATAA
- a CDS encoding AAA family ATPase, producing the protein MKIISVLNQKGGVGKTTTAVNLASCLAASEIKTLLIDMDAQGNATSGIGVEKDSIDISVYDVLSAKENDSLTIVDAIIPSKHFEHLDIIPSSPDLAGVDLEWANKISRERILSSHIEKLKELTLDKQYDFVIIDSPPALSTVVINILTASNSVLIPIQCEYYALEGLTELLNTIRMVQKSLNKNLEIEGVLLTMYDSRLNLSRQVADEVKSFLTDKVFEIEIPRNVKLSEAPSYGKPIIKYDVDSTGSKAYIDLARKIIDSGGLK; encoded by the coding sequence ATGAAAATTATTAGCGTGTTAAATCAGAAGGGCGGCGTAGGAAAAACAACGACAGCGGTGAATTTGGCGTCGTGTCTTGCGGCGTCGGAAATAAAAACGCTTCTTATTGACATGGACGCTCAAGGAAACGCAACAAGCGGAATCGGCGTAGAAAAAGACAGTATAGATATTTCTGTTTATGACGTCCTTTCTGCAAAAGAAAACGACAGTTTAACAATTGTTGACGCAATAATTCCGTCTAAACATTTTGAACATCTTGATATAATTCCGTCAAGCCCCGATTTGGCGGGAGTTGATTTAGAATGGGCGAATAAAATATCTCGTGAAAGAATTCTTTCTTCTCATATTGAAAAATTAAAAGAACTCACTTTAGACAAGCAATATGATTTTGTAATCATTGATTCGCCGCCGGCGCTTAGCACCGTAGTAATAAATATACTTACCGCCTCAAATTCGGTGTTGATTCCGATACAGTGTGAATATTACGCCCTTGAAGGACTTACGGAACTTTTAAACACCATTAGAATGGTGCAAAAAAGTTTAAATAAAAACTTGGAAATAGAAGGCGTTTTACTTACTATGTATGATAGTCGTTTAAATTTATCCAGACAGGTGGCCGACGAAGTAAAAAGTTTTCTTACCGATAAAGTTTTTGAGATCGAGATTCCAAGAAACGTGAAGCTTTCGGAAGCGCCGTCTTATGGAAAACCAATAATTAAATACGACGTTGATTCGACAGGCTCTAAGGCGTATATAGATTTGGCAAGAAAAATTATTGACAGCGGCGGTTTAAAATGA
- a CDS encoding undecaprenyl/decaprenyl-phosphate alpha-N-acetylglucosaminyl 1-phosphate transferase, with the protein METLLSIIPTILLFFFMSFISIYLISDSKLAQFFIDVPDKRKVHSIAISRIGGFCIIIGFFLTIITLLIFKSSVFSFWLNESVGKSIILSAAVILILGFFDDTTIFEVSPYQKIAVQFILAAIIVLVFGLYISKVTFLGRIYNLGYFGPILTIIWIAGVMNAFNIVDGIDGLLGSLTLISLVFATGLFLFVGADRYMIITIPLIAVILAFLKYNYSPATIFAGDSGSLFFGAIAAIISVKVGVVASEKIETISVFYIVALPVIEVFISMIRRYAYGSKEEKSTKEKIKMMMMPDNRHMHHRLVNKGYSHERTLFFLGSISILFALCSVIINISSNYIVKILIISYSIYVFVRVLDYLDFGKKAMFKNKIKNVGIEKYIFVFTDNNCFDKSLYLAASDKYCIEKFTTIYKESKKKNIESFIIYNDKDDFIERDIHKIHEIRELFNTAIFFISSADNLKKYYKIFKSEKKVYLVQKPIDVAMLIHNIDKISYFGNNLENVSFNNEYQHVQKEIR; encoded by the coding sequence ATGGAAACGCTTTTAAGTATAATTCCCACAATACTTTTATTTTTTTTTATGTCGTTTATTTCTATTTATCTTATAAGCGACAGCAAACTCGCCCAGTTTTTTATAGATGTTCCCGATAAAAGAAAAGTCCATAGCATAGCTATTTCCAGAATCGGCGGATTTTGTATAATAATCGGGTTTTTTTTAACTATAATTACTTTGTTGATTTTTAAAAGTTCTGTTTTTTCATTTTGGCTTAACGAAAGCGTGGGAAAATCTATAATTTTATCGGCGGCGGTGATATTAATTTTAGGATTTTTTGACGATACGACTATTTTTGAAGTAAGCCCGTATCAAAAAATAGCGGTTCAATTTATTTTGGCGGCAATAATAGTTTTAGTTTTTGGACTTTATATTTCAAAAGTTACTTTTCTTGGACGAATTTATAACCTCGGATATTTTGGCCCTATTTTAACAATAATTTGGATAGCGGGCGTTATGAACGCTTTTAATATCGTTGACGGAATTGACGGCTTATTAGGAAGTTTGACGCTTATTTCTTTAGTTTTTGCAACCGGTTTGTTTTTATTTGTGGGAGCGGACCGATACATGATAATAACAATTCCTTTAATTGCCGTAATTTTAGCTTTTTTAAAATATAATTATTCTCCCGCTACAATTTTTGCCGGAGATTCCGGTTCTTTATTTTTTGGTGCGATAGCGGCTATAATTTCTGTAAAAGTAGGAGTCGTCGCCAGTGAAAAAATAGAAACGATTTCCGTTTTTTATATAGTCGCATTACCGGTTATTGAAGTTTTTATATCAATGATAAGAAGATATGCCTACGGTTCAAAAGAAGAAAAATCTACAAAAGAAAAAATAAAAATGATGATGATGCCGGACAATCGTCATATGCACCATAGGCTTGTAAACAAAGGATATAGTCACGAAAGAACGCTGTTTTTTTTAGGGTCTATATCAATTTTGTTCGCTTTGTGTTCCGTGATAATAAATATTTCTTCAAATTATATAGTAAAAATTTTGATTATTTCATATTCGATATATGTTTTTGTTCGTGTACTTGATTATTTAGATTTTGGAAAAAAAGCAATGTTTAAGAATAAAATAAAAAACGTCGGTATAGAAAAATATATCTTTGTTTTTACCGACAATAATTGTTTTGATAAATCGTTATATTTAGCGGCTTCAGACAAATATTGTATAGAAAAATTTACGACGATTTACAAAGAAAGTAAGAAAAAAAACATTGAAAGTTTTATTATTTACAACGATAAGGACGATTTTATTGAACGCGATATTCACAAGATACATGAAATTAGAGAATTATTTAATACGGCGATATTTTTTATATCGTCCGCCGATAATCTTAAAAAGTATTATAAAATTTTTAAAAGTGAAAAGAAAGTTTATTTAGTTCAAAAACCGATAGACGTTGCGATGTTAATTCACAACATTGATAAAATTTCATATTTTGGTAACAATTTAGAAAATGTTTCCTTTAATAATGAATACCAACACGTTCAAAAGGAGATACGGTAG
- a CDS encoding cysteine desulfurase — protein sequence MIYLDFAATSKPSKEVLDVFLEVNTKFWANPASLHDEGIKTEAVLQEARKNILQNFDTKKRYDLIFTSGATESNNFIIKSVENLNKNGKKHIISSNIEHPSIREVLFYLQKEGFYVEFLPVNQNGMISVEQIRNAVKNDTILISIMHVNNEIGSINDVFEIAKAVKEKNRNIFFHSDFSQSVGKLNTNLDDSEIDAVSFSGHKIQSVKGIGAAIFRKNVSLSPLLLGGAQEFGLRAGTSNLAGAVALAKAVKTVIKTQKENYEKVSRFQNVLFENLQNIPEIQINSPRNNSPFIINFSVKNLKSETILRALSEKKIYVSTVSACSSKKNNESYVIKAITNNINRAKSSVRVSLSESLSENDIFIFIDELKNIIENYSFTAR from the coding sequence ATGATTTATCTTGATTTTGCGGCTACGTCTAAACCTTCAAAAGAAGTTTTAGACGTTTTTTTGGAAGTCAATACAAAATTTTGGGCGAATCCCGCCTCTCTTCACGACGAAGGAATAAAAACGGAAGCGGTTTTACAAGAAGCCAGAAAAAATATTTTACAAAACTTTGATACAAAAAAACGGTACGATTTAATTTTCACGTCTGGGGCGACAGAAAGTAATAATTTTATAATAAAAAGCGTTGAAAATTTGAATAAAAACGGAAAAAAACATATAATTTCCTCAAATATCGAACACCCGTCTATTCGCGAAGTTTTGTTTTATCTTCAAAAAGAAGGTTTTTACGTTGAATTTCTGCCGGTAAATCAAAACGGAATGATTTCGGTCGAACAAATAAGAAACGCCGTTAAAAACGATACCATTTTGATTTCAATTATGCATGTGAATAACGAAATCGGTTCTATAAACGACGTTTTTGAAATTGCAAAAGCGGTAAAAGAAAAAAACCGAAACATATTTTTTCACAGCGATTTCTCACAAAGCGTCGGAAAATTAAACACAAATCTTGACGATTCTGAAATTGACGCGGTTTCGTTTTCCGGCCATAAAATCCAAAGTGTCAAAGGAATCGGCGCGGCGATTTTTCGCAAAAACGTTTCACTTTCTCCCCTTTTGCTTGGAGGAGCGCAAGAATTCGGACTTCGAGCGGGAACGTCAAATCTTGCCGGCGCCGTAGCTTTGGCAAAAGCGGTAAAAACCGTTATAAAAACTCAAAAAGAAAATTATGAGAAAGTCTCGCGTTTTCAAAACGTTCTGTTTGAAAATCTGCAAAATATTCCTGAAATTCAAATAAATTCTCCAAGAAACAATTCACCGTTTATAATAAATTTCAGCGTAAAAAATTTAAAATCCGAAACAATTCTTCGCGCTTTGTCCGAAAAAAAAATTTATGTTTCAACCGTTTCCGCCTGTTCGTCAAAAAAAAATAACGAGAGCTATGTTATAAAAGCTATTACAAACAATATAAACCGAGCAAAATCAAGCGTTCGCGTAAGTTTATCCGAAAGTTTATCTGAAAACGATATTTTTATATTTATAGACGAATTGAAAAATATTATAGAAAATTATAGTTTTACTGCAAGGTAA
- the map gene encoding type I methionyl aminopeptidase codes for MTGRNEPCPCRSGKKFKHCCINKDTLKFGAANKKIFIKTPQQIEKMQIAGKFNAQLMDYIRPFVKAGISTGEINRLVHNYTIEHGHIPGTLNYNKFPKSCCISRNDIVCHGIPNDKEFLLDGDIVNIDLTTNVDGWFGDQNETFFIGKVDPVAKNLVLTAREAIIAAINGVAPGLPLSIVGDIIEPIVKKAGCSVVREYTGHGIGNKFHEDITVLHHQNSENKNIILQPGMTFTIEPMINAGDWRVTTDKKDGWTVRTKDGSLSAQFEHTILITEFGADVLTLTESQKEKDVIIDVPKES; via the coding sequence ATGACGGGACGAAACGAACCGTGTCCGTGTAGAAGCGGAAAAAAATTTAAACATTGCTGTATAAACAAAGATACGCTGAAATTTGGCGCCGCAAATAAAAAAATTTTCATAAAAACCCCTCAACAAATTGAAAAGATGCAAATCGCCGGCAAATTCAACGCTCAATTGATGGATTATATCCGTCCGTTCGTAAAAGCGGGAATTTCCACCGGAGAAATAAACCGATTAGTGCATAATTACACCATAGAACACGGGCATATTCCGGGAACGCTCAATTATAACAAGTTTCCCAAATCTTGTTGTATTTCGCGAAACGATATTGTCTGTCACGGGATTCCAAACGATAAAGAATTTTTACTTGACGGCGATATTGTAAACATTGATTTAACAACAAATGTTGACGGATGGTTCGGCGATCAAAACGAAACGTTTTTCATCGGAAAAGTAGATCCCGTCGCAAAAAATCTTGTTTTGACGGCGCGTGAAGCGATAATTGCGGCGATAAACGGCGTCGCTCCGGGGCTTCCGCTGTCGATTGTCGGAGATATTATTGAGCCTATCGTCAAAAAAGCGGGCTGTTCCGTAGTTCGCGAATACACCGGACACGGCATAGGAAATAAATTTCACGAGGATATTACGGTTTTGCATCATCAAAATTCTGAAAACAAAAATATAATTTTACAACCTGGAATGACTTTTACGATTGAACCTATGATAAATGCCGGCGATTGGCGTGTAACGACCGACAAAAAAGACGGATGGACCGTCAGGACTAAAGACGGTTCGCTTTCGGCGCAGTTTGAGCATACGATTTTAATAACCGAATTCGGCGCAGACGTACTTACGCTAACGGAAAGTCAAAAAGAAAAAGACGTAATCATAGACGTTCCGAAAGAAAGTTAA
- the recF gene encoding DNA replication and repair protein RecF (All proteins in this family for which functions are known are DNA-binding proteins that assist the filamentation of RecA onto DNA for the initiation of recombination or recombinational repair.), whose translation MFLTNISLINFRSYKNLHVEVPEEGSLFLGENGSGKTNFFEALSVAVLGKSVRGALLREMISINEKESNISVSFIKSQIKTVQSVGFSKNNDIFVKINDILYNSFLCLYGNNGFVYFGVDDIKTVKGIPQEKRQFFDMIISQNDKEYLRDIIKYKSLIKQRNFILSNNMNYDLIDIYDKQISHIAINIINKRKYFFNEITSVCESIYKEISDDDINIKLKYLLSTECSTEIEYYNFLKDNLNKDRDFKFTTGGIHRDNFEFRTENSKLISFGSQGQCKSAAIALKIAAVKYLSKTEKSLIIVIDDAFSDLDISRKQKFFNILNKSGQIFIAIHSKKELDYYPIINYFEVSKGQMKCFRK comes from the coding sequence ATGTTCTTAACGAATATTAGTTTAATTAATTTTCGTTCTTATAAAAACTTACATGTAGAAGTACCGGAAGAAGGTTCTCTTTTTTTAGGAGAAAACGGCAGTGGAAAAACTAATTTTTTTGAAGCGTTATCGGTTGCCGTTCTTGGAAAATCGGTACGCGGCGCTCTTCTTCGTGAAATGATTTCAATTAATGAAAAAGAATCAAATATCAGCGTTTCTTTTATAAAATCTCAAATAAAAACAGTACAAAGCGTAGGTTTTTCAAAAAATAACGATATTTTTGTAAAAATAAACGATATTCTTTACAATTCTTTTTTATGTTTATATGGAAATAACGGATTTGTTTATTTTGGCGTTGACGATATTAAAACAGTTAAAGGAATACCACAGGAAAAACGACAATTTTTTGATATGATAATAAGTCAAAACGATAAAGAATATCTTCGAGATATTATAAAATATAAAAGTTTAATAAAACAACGTAATTTCATTTTATCAAACAATATGAATTATGATTTAATAGATATTTATGACAAACAAATTTCACATATCGCTATAAATATTATAAATAAAAGAAAATATTTTTTTAATGAAATTACGTCTGTCTGCGAAAGTATTTATAAAGAAATTTCCGATGACGATATAAACATAAAATTAAAATATTTATTATCGACCGAATGTTCAACAGAAATAGAATATTATAATTTTCTTAAAGATAATTTGAATAAAGATAGGGATTTTAAATTTACTACGGGCGGAATACATAGAGATAATTTTGAGTTTCGTACCGAAAATTCAAAATTAATTTCGTTTGGTTCTCAAGGACAATGTAAATCTGCGGCGATTGCATTAAAAATAGCGGCGGTAAAATATTTATCAAAAACTGAAAAATCTCTTATAATAGTGATAGACGACGCTTTTTCCGACTTGGATATTTCACGCAAGCAAAAGTTTTTTAATATTTTAAACAAAAGCGGACAAATTTTTATTGCTATTCATAGTAAAAAAGAATTAGATTATTATCCGATTATCAATTATTTTGAAGTCAGTAAAGGACAAATGAAATGCTTCCGAAAGTAG
- the mnmG gene encoding tRNA uridine-5-carboxymethylaminomethyl(34) synthesis enzyme MnmG translates to MNCEIIVVGGGHAGAEASIAAAKCGCSVLLITGNTDFIGEMPCNPAIGGVAKGNIVREIDALGGIMAKAADRAGIQFRMLNKSKGAAVWGPRCQTDRFLYRQIIREEIEKFKNIMILQDMVSDIVTDEKSVRGVITERGLKINSKAVIITAGTFLNGLAHIGSNQIICGRNGELASTKLSENIQKLGINAGRLKTGTSARIDKNSIDFSVLQIQKGDENPQPFSFSTDFSLNNSAVCGVVKTNAQTHKIIMDNIDKSPLYGLKTIVGVGPRYCPSIEDKLMRFGEREGHSLFVEPEGLGRREMYLNGFSTSLPADVQIKMVQSLKGFENAKIIKPAYAIEYDYFEPIQLSLSLESKIVPNLYFAGQINGTSGYEEAGGQGLIAGLNAALKILTKEPFILRRDEAYIGVLIDDLVSKGTQEPYRMFTARAEYRLLLRQDNADERLMSKAFELKLVSRETFERRENVWKKKEKLKREIHDTVVCADIWNKSYEPIKENTHADNLLKRPNVNIKNIASSSDLDISQYDDEVCLSAEFDIFYEGFIVRQKEMVEKTIRYEDAKIPNSLDYNKIIGLSAESKEKLKRIKPQTIGQILRISGVSPADASVVLVYLSQENEKVFRETSIDEKAEGDLRQKHENY, encoded by the coding sequence ATGAATTGTGAAATTATAGTTGTCGGCGGCGGGCACGCGGGAGCGGAAGCGTCGATTGCCGCGGCGAAATGCGGATGCTCGGTTCTACTTATTACAGGCAATACGGATTTTATCGGTGAAATGCCTTGCAATCCGGCAATCGGCGGTGTCGCAAAAGGGAACATCGTTCGTGAAATCGACGCTTTGGGTGGAATTATGGCGAAAGCGGCGGACCGAGCGGGTATTCAATTCAGGATGCTCAACAAGAGTAAAGGAGCGGCGGTTTGGGGTCCTCGGTGCCAAACCGACAGGTTTTTATATCGACAAATTATTCGAGAAGAGATTGAAAAGTTTAAAAATATTATGATTTTACAAGATATGGTTTCGGATATTGTTACCGATGAAAAATCCGTACGCGGAGTGATTACCGAGCGCGGATTGAAAATAAATTCAAAAGCGGTGATAATTACCGCAGGTACTTTTTTGAACGGGCTTGCCCATATTGGTTCAAACCAAATTATCTGCGGTAGAAACGGTGAATTGGCTTCAACAAAATTAAGTGAAAATATTCAAAAATTGGGAATAAACGCTGGGCGGCTAAAAACAGGAACATCAGCTAGAATCGATAAAAATTCTATAGATTTTTCGGTTTTGCAAATTCAAAAAGGCGATGAAAACCCGCAGCCGTTTTCTTTTTCCACCGATTTTTCGCTGAACAATTCGGCGGTTTGCGGTGTCGTAAAAACCAATGCGCAAACACATAAAATAATTATGGACAATATCGACAAATCGCCGCTTTACGGATTAAAAACGATAGTTGGAGTCGGTCCTCGCTATTGCCCGTCAATTGAAGATAAACTTATGCGTTTCGGTGAGAGAGAAGGGCATTCGCTGTTTGTTGAACCGGAAGGATTAGGCCGCCGTGAAATGTATCTTAACGGATTCTCGACTTCACTGCCCGCAGACGTGCAAATAAAAATGGTACAATCGCTTAAAGGTTTTGAAAATGCGAAAATAATAAAGCCTGCTTATGCGATAGAATACGATTATTTTGAGCCGATACAGTTGAGTTTGTCTTTGGAATCCAAAATCGTACCGAATTTGTATTTCGCCGGACAGATAAACGGGACGTCGGGTTATGAAGAGGCTGGGGGACAGGGACTTATTGCGGGACTTAATGCGGCGCTGAAGATTCTTACAAAAGAACCTTTTATTTTACGAAGAGATGAAGCGTATATCGGCGTTTTGATTGACGATTTGGTTTCAAAAGGGACGCAGGAGCCGTATAGAATGTTTACGGCGCGAGCGGAATATCGTTTATTGCTTCGACAGGATAATGCCGACGAGCGTCTTATGTCCAAAGCGTTTGAGTTAAAACTTGTTTCACGTGAAACATTTGAACGTCGGGAAAATGTTTGGAAGAAAAAAGAAAAGTTGAAGCGGGAAATTCATGACACCGTTGTTTGTGCGGATATTTGGAATAAAAGTTATGAACCGATAAAAGAAAATACCCATGCAGATAATTTATTAAAACGTCCTAACGTTAATATAAAAAACATTGCCTCAAGTTCCGATTTGGATATTTCGCAATACGATGACGAAGTCTGTTTATCGGCGGAATTTGATATTTTTTATGAGGGTTTCATCGTTAGACAGAAAGAAATGGTTGAAAAAACAATACGTTATGAAGACGCAAAAATTCCTAACTCGCTTGATTATAACAAGATAATAGGGCTTTCTGCAGAGTCTAAAGAAAAACTGAAAAGAATAAAACCGCAAACAATCGGACAAATTTTAAGAATTTCCGGCGTAAGTCCCGCAGACGCTTCCGTCGTTTTAGTATATTTGTCTCAAGAAAACGAAAAGGTTTTTCGTGAAACGTCAATTGACGAAAAAGCGGAAGGAGATTTGCGGCAAAAACATGAAAATTATTAG
- a CDS encoding nucleotidyltransferase domain-containing protein, translating into MKINDEILLIKNVILDVVKDCEKIYLFGSFAYGNPNKNSDYDFWVVLRDSKKHPIYTIQKIHKKLGKTKGINTPYDILANSKSKFEERKNLPTLEKKSHKKEFYYMNEVDNGNKTCTKNI; encoded by the coding sequence GTGAAGATAAATGATGAAATTTTGCTGATAAAAAACGTAATTTTAGATGTTGTAAAAGATTGTGAAAAAATTTATCTTTTTGGCTCCTTCGCTTACGGTAATCCGAATAAAAACAGTGATTATGATTTCTGGGTTGTTTTGCGGGACTCAAAAAAACATCCAATATACACAATTCAAAAAATTCACAAAAAATTGGGAAAAACAAAAGGTATAAATACGCCTTACGACATCTTAGCGAATAGTAAAAGCAAATTTGAAGAAAGAAAAAATTTACCTACACTTGAAAAAAAATCGCACAAGAAGGAATTTTATTATATGAACGAAGTTGATAATGGCAATAAAACATGCACAAAAAATATTTAG